CAGCGTTCCGGCAGAGATGCCGTGACGAACGTCACGGTGTGGCCGGCGTCCGGGAAGGCGCGGTAGTCTAGAATCGGTCGCAAGATCTCGAGGTGACCATGAAACGATTCGCGGCTTGTCGTGTCGTTGCGCCCGGAGCGTTCGTCGTTCTGTGCGCGGCCCTGCCGGCGGCGGGGCAGAGCAACGTGAAGGTCGTCCTTACCGACGTCGTCGACGACCGGATCTCGGACGGGATGGGGTCGGGCGGGCTCGTGCTGACCCTGAACCTCGCCGGGGAAGGGCTCGACGGGGTGAAGTCGGCGCGGATGCGGGTGAAGGAGGCAAAGGACGACTCGGGGAAGAACCTCGTCAACCCGAAAGCCCGCCCTGCCGAGTTCAGCGACCGCAACAGCAACGCCGGGAACATCCAGGTCGCTCTCGACAGTCCTCCGCGGAGCGCGACGTCGATGCGGATCTCGGGGACGGCGGACCTGTTCGTGCCCGGAAGGGACCCCAGCAGCGTCGTCAAGGTTCCGGGTTTTCTCGCCCGGGTGGGTAAGCCGGCCGATTCGAAGGGTCTCAAGGCCGCGAAGGTCGAGTTGACGGTCCTGTCGAAGGAGAGCTACGTGGAGGCCCGGAAGAAGAACCGTCTCGACGAGAAGAAGATCGCCGAGATCCGCGCCGAGGCGAAGGAGCGCGGAATGAAGGACGAGGAGATCGGGCCCCTGATCGAGATGGCGAAAGCCTTCGACGAGATGGGGGAGTCGGACTTCCCCGAGCACGGCCTCTACCTGCAGATTTCGAAGGCGAGCGAGGAGAAGATCCAGGAGCTCTGGCTCGAGACCCCGTCGGGAGAGCTGATAGAGACTGGCGGGTATTCCGCGCGAACCGACAAGGACGTCGTCCTGAAGCAGATCGACGTGAAGAAGGCCCTGCCGAAGGACGCCGTCCTCGTCCTCAGCCTCTTCACCGAGAAGGCCATCGTCTCCGTGCCGTTCGACATCAAGGAGGTCCGGCTCCCGTGAACGCCGCCCGCAATCCCCTCCCGCTCCTCCTCGTGATGGCCCTCGCCGCGGCTCCCGCCGCCGCGCAATCGAAGGCGAAGCCGAAGCCGGCCGCGGCCGCGAAGACTTCGGCTCCCGCCCCGGCAAAGGCGACCCCGGCGAACGCCACGCTGAAGACGGTGCAGGACCGCCGCTCCGAGGGTCATTTCCCCCGCTGCACGCTTGGGATCGAGCTTCCCGACATCCCGGCACACGAGGCGAGGGCGTCGCGCGTCGTCGTGATGAAGGCCGTCGACGACCTCGGGACGAACCTGGTCCGCGAGGACGCGGCCGACGCCCGTCTCGAGCCGACGCAGCGGGGCTCGTTCGGCAAGCCCAAGGAAGGGCCCGCGCCTCCGACGATCGTCTTCGCAGAGCTGAAGAACCCTCCGCGGAAGGCGACGATCCTGAAGGAGGTCTCGGGCGAGATCGAGCTCTACATTCCCGGGCGCGACCCGAACGGCGAAGCAGGCTTTCCGAAGATCCTCTCGATGGCGGGCAAGCCCCTCGCCCACGCGGCGCTGAAGGCGAACGGCGTCGAGATCTCGGTGCTCTCGCAGGCGCAGATCGAAGCCGAGCGGAAGAAGGCCGGAGATGCCGAGCGCGCGAAGGCGAGGAAAGAGGGCGTCACCGACGAGGACACGATCAAGTCGATGGTCGAATACGCCGTCGATTCGTTCCCGAAGGGGGGCGAGGGGCAGATCGTCCTCCGCGTGAAGGACCCCAAGAAGGCCATCCAGGACTTCAAGATGGCGGACGGCGAGGGAAACCCGCAGTTCAACGGGAAGTCCGACGAGGCCGGATTCACGATTCTCGAGTTCTGGGGCGAAAAGCCGAAGCCCGATTGGACGATGAAGGTCCTGATGCAGTCCGACAAGAGCCTCGTGAGGCATACGTTCGTCTTCAGGGACGTTCCGCTACCGTGAGGGGAGAGTCCGCGCCCACCCGGCCCGTTCGAGGGCCGGGTGGGCGGCGGGCTTCGTCGCAACGGCGGTAGAATGGCCGGCTGATGAAAGCCGCGGACAAAGAGCTTCCGGACGTTCAGGCCCGTCTCAAGGAGGCCTACCACGACCTCCCGGAGGCGATGCGACGCATCGCGGACGCACTCATGTCCGACTCGCTCCTGGGAGCCCTCTGGGGCATCGAGTCGATGGCCGAGCGGGCGAACGTGAGCATCGGCACCGTTGCGAGGTTCTCCAAGCGCCTCGGTTACCGCGGATTCAGCGAGTTCCGCGACGCGCTCAGGGCCGCCTGCCAGGTGCGCTCGGAAGGGGATCCTCTCGAGGCGCTCGAAGCGCCGACCAACCCGTTCTGGGCTCTCTCGGAGGTGGTCCGGCGGGACCAGGACAACCTGAACAGGATGCTGGAGACCCTCGACGGCTCGATGCTCGAGGCCGCGACGCAGCTCCTGACGACGGCCGAGCACCGCCTCCTCCTGGGGCGCGGCGTGTCACACGTGATGTGCCAGGTGCTCGCATTCAACCTGACCCAGGCGGGCCTCCCGTGCATTGCGGCGATCCCGTCCGACTTCTCCAGCCAGGTGGCGAACCTCGGAACGCGGGACCTCCTCGTCGTCGTCAGCTGTGCCCCGTTCAGCCGTGAGACGGTCGACGCGGCGGCGTTCGCGAAGCGATGCGGGATTCCGGTCCTCGCGTTCAGCGACCGGAGGGAGTCGCCGCTCGCCGGATCCGCGAGCGTGACGATCGTCCTCCCGGCGGAGGACTTCCTCTTCGGCTTCGGCCTCTCGACGTTCTCCGTCCTGTCCCACGCCCTCGCGATCGCGGTCGCCTCCAAGGACACCGCCGGGACTTCCCGCCGGATCAAGGCCGCCGACGAAGTGGCTCAGCCGCTCTTCGTGGAGCACTGGCTTCCGATGCAGCCGGGTGCGATCCGCGTCGTGCGGCCGCCGAAGCCTCGCGACTCCTGAGACGTTCGCGAGCCAAAGCGTCGGGCAGGCGAAGAGTGACTACAGGGGCCGTGGGGCTGTCGCGGTCCAGTCCGGTCCGGGCGCCAGCGCCAGGATCGCCTCGAGGACGCCCCCGCCGACGGCGCGGGCCTTGTCGGAGACCGAGAAGCAGTGCTCTCTGGCGCCGCGCGGGTCGACGTCGGCGACCTTGAAGCCCGCGGGAACCTCCGACCCCGGCCGGATCAGTCCCCGAACGACACCGTCCAGAGTCGCCCGGACCCCTACGCCCCCGACGGACAGGACGGGCTCGCCCGCGCGGACGAGGTCGCCGATCTCGCGGATCGCGGCCACGCGGCCCGCCGCCGGCGCGCGGATCACGCGGTCCCGGCCCGCGCCCGCGATCAGCCCCGGCACGGCGGTGTCTCTCTCCGCAGCGCCCGTGAGGATGACGCGGCCGAGGTCGTGGCCACGGTTCGTCTCGACGACGGCGTGGACGTCGCGCCCCGCCTCGAACCCCGGCCCGAGCGCGACGACGATCGGGGCCATGTCGATCCGGGTGCCGACGTTCCTCTTGGCGACGATGGCGTCGAGGAGCGCGAGGGGCATGAATCGCGCGACCGAGCGGGCCTCGGGGTCGACGAGGATCGGCACCTCGAGCGGCCCCCACGCTCCGGGCGCGGCCTCGCACCGGAAGCCCCGGATCCCTTCGACCGTGGCTTCGCCGTCGTAGATCGCCTCCGAAAGGCTCACGGCCCGGCGGATCGCGCACGGCTTTTCCATCTCGAGGGCGACGACGCGGAAGCCGGCGCGGACGAGCCTCACGATGCAGCCGGTGCCGAGGTCCCCGGCGCCCCGCACGACGACGAGAGTACCGGCGACGAGGGTCACGGGACCCGCTCCCGCCGTGCCGTGTAGTACGACCGCCCGCCGTCGGCCGTGCCGCTCAGAAGGACGAGGTCGGCGCCGAGGCCGGCGAGCTGGCCGGGCGACGGCAGGAACGGAGACGCGTCCACCTTGTTGAGGAGGACGACGCGCGGGCAGCCGGTTCCCTTGAAGAGGCCGTCGGGGTGGCGCGCCAGGGCGACGAGGTGGTCCCAGCCGATGGCGTGTCCCGGAGCGCATCCGGTGACGGAGGCGAAGAGCTCCGGACGGTGGACCGTGCGCTCGTCCATCGGCTCGCCGAGTGCGTCGAGGCCGATGACCCCGACGACGAGGTCGGTGCCGTCCGGCACGACCGGCTCCCGGGACGCGGGGGCTTTGACCGGGAGCCGCTTCGACCCGTCGGCCTCCACGAGAACGAGATCCCACGCCGTGCGCAGCCAGGCGATCCTCGACGGGTGGATTCCCTTCAGCTTCCCGGGCTCGTCGGCGGGGCGGGAGACGAGGAGCGTCACTCCCCCGAGCGGCTCGGGATCGGGCGCCGAGCCGGGCGTCGCCGAATGCTCCAGGTCGGGGCGGAGGAGGATGCGGGCAAAGGTGTTCTCCTCCCCGCGGGGGTCGGCGAGGTGTGTCGTCGTCGTCACGAGGACGGGCCGGTCATTCGCAGCCAGTTCCCGGGCGAAGTGCAGGAGGTGGGTCGTCTTTCCACCGGCTCCGACGAACGCGACGACACCCTTCCCGTCGGGCAGGAAGGGCAGGAGGAGGTCCGCGAGCCTCAGGACGCGTTTCGTCGCGCCCCCCCGGAGAGACCGGGGCTCGTGGCCCCGCGGCGCACCGCGACGAGCTCGCCTGCGATGGAGACGGCGAGCTCCTCGGGGGTCTCCGCGCCGATGTCGAGGCCGATCGGCGTGTGGACGGATTCGACCCGGGCGCGGTCGTACCCGTCCGCGAGGACCTGTTCGGTCAGGAGGCGGACCTTTCGTCTGCTCCCGATCAGCCCGGCGTAGCGCCACGTTCTTTCGAGGACGGCGCGGAGCGACTCGAGGTCCGCGCGATGGCCCCGCGTCACGATGACGACGTAGGTCGATGCGTCGAACGGAAAACGGTCGACGATCTCCGCGTAGCTGCCGCAGAGGGTCGCGACGCCCGCGGGGTATCTCTGGGGGACGAGGAACTCCGGCCGGTCGTCGGCGACGGTGACGGCGAAGCCGAGCGGCTGGGCGGCCGAAGCCAACGCCCGGCCGACGTGACCACCGCCGAGGATCAGGAGCTTCTCGGGCGGGAGGAGCGGGTCGTAGAAGAGGCCCTGCTCCGTCTCGAGGACGGGCTTGCCGCGATCGAGCGCGCGATGGGCCGTTTCCGGGTCCGCGTCTTCGGGCAGGCCGGGGACCCAGCGGCCGCTCCCGTCCATGAGAAAAGTCTCGCCCGTCGCGAACCGCCGAGCGAGGACCGCACGTTCGCCGTGGAGAAGGAGGTCTCGCGCGACCTCGTACACGGTCTTCGCCACGAGCAGCTCGACGAGCACCCGGCTCGTCCCGCCGCAGATCATGTCCATCCCCTCGGCCTCGTTCCCCTGCATCTCGACCTCGAGGACGCGGGCCTTCCCGTCGGCGAGCGCCTCCCGGGCCGCCGTGAGAACGAGCGACTCCCCCTTCCCGCCTCCGACGGAGCCCGCGACGAGACCCTCCGGACCGGCGAGCATCCACGAGCCGGCGTGTCGCGGGGCCGAGCCCTTCACCTGCATCACCGTGCAGAGTACGAGGGGGCCCCGCGCCGCGAGGAGCGTCTCGAGGAGCAGGAGGCTCATTCCTTCTTCTTCCGGCTGTAGGGCGTCCCCGCCAGCGGGAGGTCCGTCCGGAAGATCCCGTCGCGGTTGAAGTACGCACCCGCCACCGCGGGGGCCGTCGGGATGGTGGCGATCTCGCCGAGGCCCTTGGCCCCGAACGCCTTCGGGTCGGGGTTCTTCTCGATGATGACCGACGCGATCGGCGGGACCTTCGAGTCCTTGAAGAGCCCGAGCGTTCCGTACTTGACCTGCGGCTCGCCGTCCTTGAGCGGGAAGTCCTCCGTCAGGCCGTACCCGAGCCCCATGACGACGCCCCCCTCGATCTGCGCCTCCACCTGGACCGGGTTGATGGCCCGGCCGACGTCGTGCGCCGCGACGACCTTCTCGAGCATCCCGTTCGCGTCGAGGAGGACGACGTGCGTGGCGTACGAGTAGGCCACGTGGCTGACCGGGTTCTCCTTGTCGCTCGCGAAGGGGTCGGTGACGCCGGAAAACTCGGCGTAGTACTCCTTCCCTTCAAGCTCGGCGAGCGTCGCCGTCGCGAGGTCCTTCTTCAGGTCGGCGGCCGCCCGGCAGGCCGCCTCTCCGGTGAAGAGGGTCTGCCGGGACGCGGTCGTCGTCCCGCTGTTCGGGGAGTTGGAGGTGTCGGGCGGCGCGACGGCGATCTGGCCCCAGGAGAGGCCGGCGGTCTCGGCGACGAACTGCTCGAGGACGGAGGCGAGCCCCTGGCCCATGCAGGCGGCGCTCGTGTAGATGACCGCCTTCCCCTTCTCCACCTTCAGGCGCACGCGGCCGACGTCGGGGAGGCCGACGCCGATCCCGGCGTTCTTCATGGCGCAGGCGATCCCTGCGTCGGGGCGCTTCTCGCAGAGCTCCTTCACCGCGAGGAGAGTCTCCTTCAGGCCCGTCCCCTCGTCGCAGAGCTGGCCGTTCGGGAGGATGTCGCCCGGCCCGCAGGCGTTCCGCCAGCGGACCTCCCACGGCGTCAGCCCCGCCTCCTTCGCGACCATGTTCAGGCACGACTCCATCGCGAAGCACGACTGCGTCACGCCGAAGCCGCGGAAGGCGCCCCCGGGCGGGTTGTTCGTGTAGACGCCGGTGCCGACGATCTCGACGTTTGCGATCTTGTAGGGCCCCGCCCCGTGCGTGCAGGCGCGCTGGAGAACGGGACCTCCCAGGGAGGCGTACGCGCCGGTGTCCTGGAGGAGGTCGGCCTTCACGGCGGTCACGTGGCCGTCGGCGTCGGCGGCGACGACGTAGTCCATCTCGAAGGCGTGGCGCTTCGGGTGGACCCGGATCGACTCCTGCCGGTCGAGCGTCAGCTTCACCGGGACCTTGAGATTCCAGGCCAGGAGCGCGGCGTGGTGCTGGACGATCAGGTCCTCCTTGCCGCCAAACCCGCCCCCGACGTAGGCGCTGATGACCTTGACCTTCTCGGGCGGGAGGCCGAGGACGCCGACGATCCCCTTGTAGTCGTCGTAGATGCTCTGCGTCCCGGTGTAGACGGTGAGCGTCCCGTCCTCGCCGGGAATGGCCAGGGCGCTCTCGACCTCCATGAAGGCGTGCTCGGTCTCGGGCGTC
The sequence above is a segment of the Holophagales bacterium genome. Coding sequences within it:
- a CDS encoding MurR/RpiR family transcriptional regulator, yielding MKAADKELPDVQARLKEAYHDLPEAMRRIADALMSDSLLGALWGIESMAERANVSIGTVARFSKRLGYRGFSEFRDALRAACQVRSEGDPLEALEAPTNPFWALSEVVRRDQDNLNRMLETLDGSMLEAATQLLTTAEHRLLLGRGVSHVMCQVLAFNLTQAGLPCIAAIPSDFSSQVANLGTRDLLVVVSCAPFSRETVDAAAFAKRCGIPVLAFSDRRESPLAGSASVTIVLPAEDFLFGFGLSTFSVLSHALAIAVASKDTAGTSRRIKAADEVAQPLFVEHWLPMQPGAIRVVRPPKPRDS
- a CDS encoding EF2563 family selenium-dependent molybdenum hydroxylase system protein encodes the protein MRSGTRHRLGPPRRPGAPPRRPLQGNRLPARRPPQQGGRVSVPAVARPARRPRRRPRPSERHGRRRAVVLHGTAGAGPVTLVAGTLVVVRGAGDLGTGCIVRLVRAGFRVVALEMEKPCAIRRAVSLSEAIYDGEATVEGIRGFRCEAAPGAWGPLEVPILVDPEARSVARFMPLALLDAIVAKRNVGTRIDMAPIVVALGPGFEAGRDVHAVVETNRGHDLGRVILTGAAERDTAVPGLIAGAGRDRVIRAPAAGRVAAIREIGDLVRAGEPVLSVGGVGVRATLDGVVRGLIRPGSEVPAGFKVADVDPRGAREHCFSVSDKARAVGGGVLEAILALAPGPDWTATAPRPL
- a CDS encoding XdhC family protein: MMQVKGSAPRHAGSWMLAGPEGLVAGSVGGGKGESLVLTAAREALADGKARVLEVEMQGNEAEGMDMICGGTSRVLVELLVAKTVYEVARDLLLHGERAVLARRFATGETFLMDGSGRWVPGLPEDADPETAHRALDRGKPVLETEQGLFYDPLLPPEKLLILGGGHVGRALASAAQPLGFAVTVADDRPEFLVPQRYPAGVATLCGSYAEIVDRFPFDASTYVVIVTRGHRADLESLRAVLERTWRYAGLIGSRRKVRLLTEQVLADGYDRARVESVHTPIGLDIGAETPEELAVSIAGELVAVRRGATSPGLSGGARRNAS
- the xdh gene encoding selenium-dependent xanthine dehydrogenase, translated to MANFQVNGQDVSCGKDVNLLEFLREDLNVTSVKNGCSEGVCGACMVLVDGKATRACLQKMDKLEGKKVVTVEGLTEREKDVYTYAFASAGAVQCGFCMPGMVISAKGIVDAHPEPTHDDLAKGLATNLCRCTGYVKIEKAIVDSARIFKEGAAVPDGHEAALGVGARIQRVDAREKVLGAAVYVDDMKVPGMLHGAVLRPPKARILLKGIDASEALAMPGVKAVLTAADVPGDRFHGHIIHDWPAMIAVGEETRYVGDAIALVAAETRTQAKAAAAKIVLDYDVLPPLVDPKRALDEDAPKLHPKGNLLASSRLKRGDPDKAIAEAAIVVRKKFRTPETEHAFMEVESALAIPGEDGTLTVYTGTQSIYDDYKGIVGVLGLPPEKVKVISAYVGGGFGGKEDLIVQHHAALLAWNLKVPVKLTLDRQESIRVHPKRHAFEMDYVVAADADGHVTAVKADLLQDTGAYASLGGPVLQRACTHGAGPYKIANVEIVGTGVYTNNPPGGAFRGFGVTQSCFAMESCLNMVAKEAGLTPWEVRWRNACGPGDILPNGQLCDEGTGLKETLLAVKELCEKRPDAGIACAMKNAGIGVGLPDVGRVRLKVEKGKAVIYTSAACMGQGLASVLEQFVAETAGLSWGQIAVAPPDTSNSPNSGTTTASRQTLFTGEAACRAAADLKKDLATATLAELEGKEYYAEFSGVTDPFASDKENPVSHVAYSYATHVVLLDANGMLEKVVAAHDVGRAINPVQVEAQIEGGVVMGLGYGLTEDFPLKDGEPQVKYGTLGLFKDSKVPPIASVIIEKNPDPKAFGAKGLGEIATIPTAPAVAGAYFNRDGIFRTDLPLAGTPYSRKKKE